Proteins from one Bacteroides zhangwenhongii genomic window:
- a CDS encoding GNAT family N-acetyltransferase, translated as MDYEIIHQPEQKLFKTEVDGRTAFVQYRLIGDSLDIIHTIVPQPIEGRGIAAALVKAAYAYALANGMKPKATCSYAVKWLERHPEINGGID; from the coding sequence ATGGATTACGAAATTATTCATCAGCCCGAACAAAAATTGTTCAAGACAGAAGTAGACGGTCGCACCGCCTTTGTACAATATCGCCTGATAGGTGATTCTCTTGATATTATCCACACAATTGTGCCACAACCTATTGAAGGGCGGGGGATTGCCGCTGCTTTGGTAAAAGCTGCTTACGCCTATGCATTAGCTAACGGGATGAAGCCGAAAGCAACATGCTCTTATGCAGTGAAGTGGTTGGAAAGACACCCGGAAATAAATGGTGGTATTGATTGA
- a CDS encoding TIGR01777 family oxidoreductase produces MNIAMTGATGYIGRHLSNYLTEKGGHRIIPLGRSMFREGMSGYLIQTLTHCDVVINLAGAPINKRWTPEYKQELFNSRIVVTNRIIRALNAVKTKPKLMISASAVGYYPSEAEVDEYTRTRGEGFLSDLCYAWEKEAKHCPEPTRLVITRFGVVLSPDGGAMQQMLRPLQATKIATAIGPGTQAFPWISIRDLCRAMEFFITHEETRGVYNLVAPQQISQYAFTRAMGKAYRAWTTMVAPQRIFRILYGEAASFLTAGQRVRPTRLTEAGFHFSIPNVERLFRGTNHSTVTSLDLHRYMGLWYEIARYENRFEYGLVDVTATYTLRPDGMIRVENRGCKRNSPYDICKTANGHAKIPDPTQPGKLKVSFFLSFYSDYYVLELDEENYNYALVGSSTDKYLWILSRTPQLPEEIKKKLVTAAERRGYDTSQLKWIEQL; encoded by the coding sequence ATGAATATAGCAATGACCGGAGCTACCGGATATATAGGTAGACATCTTTCTAATTATCTCACAGAAAAGGGCGGACATCGGATCATTCCTCTGGGAAGGTCGATGTTTCGCGAAGGTATGTCCGGTTATTTGATTCAGACACTGACCCATTGTGATGTTGTCATCAACCTGGCAGGTGCACCTATCAATAAACGTTGGACACCGGAATATAAACAGGAGCTTTTCAACAGTCGTATTGTCGTAACCAATCGTATTATCCGTGCTTTGAATGCAGTCAAGACGAAACCGAAACTGATGATTTCGGCTTCTGCCGTAGGTTATTATCCTTCGGAAGCGGAGGTGGACGAATATACCCGTACCCGTGGAGAAGGCTTTCTGTCCGATCTTTGCTATGCGTGGGAAAAAGAGGCGAAACACTGTCCCGAACCTACAAGGCTCGTTATCACACGCTTTGGCGTAGTGCTTTCTCCGGACGGGGGAGCGATGCAGCAGATGCTTCGCCCTTTGCAAGCTACCAAGATAGCTACCGCCATCGGTCCCGGTACGCAGGCTTTTCCGTGGATATCGATACGTGATCTTTGCCGTGCAATGGAGTTTTTTATCACTCACGAAGAGACACGTGGGGTATATAATCTGGTTGCTCCGCAGCAAATCTCGCAATATGCTTTCACCCGTGCGATGGGAAAGGCTTATCGGGCATGGACGACGATGGTGGCCCCGCAAAGGATTTTCCGTATCTTATATGGTGAAGCGGCATCCTTCCTGACTGCGGGCCAGAGAGTCCGCCCAACGCGTCTGACGGAAGCAGGATTTCATTTCTCCATTCCCAATGTCGAACGTCTTTTCAGAGGTACAAACCATAGTACGGTTACCTCTCTCGACCTGCACCGGTATATGGGACTTTGGTATGAAATAGCCCGCTACGAGAATCGCTTTGAATACGGACTTGTAGACGTCACGGCTACTTACACGCTCCGTCCCGACGGCATGATTCGTGTGGAGAACCGGGGATGCAAACGTAATTCTCCTTACGACATCTGCAAGACTGCCAACGGACACGCCAAAATACCCGATCCCACACAGCCGGGCAAACTGAAAGTGTCTTTCTTCCTTAGTTTCTATTCTGATTATTATGTCTTGGAACTGGATGAAGAGAATTACAATTATGCCCTGGTAGGCAGCAGTACTGATAAATATCTCTGGATACTAAGCCGTACACCCCAACTGCCGGAAGAAATCAAGAAGAAACTCGTCACCGCTGCCGAACGTCGTGGATACGATACGAGCCAGTTGAAGTGGATCGAGCAACTCTGA